From the genome of Corallococcus macrosporus DSM 14697:
AGAAGAGTATTCGGAGCGGTAGCACTGGCCGCGTTCACCGGCTGCGCGACCACGCAGGAAGCCCAGAAGCCGGAGACGCCGCCCGCCGTGGAGACGGCGAAGGTGGAGGCGCCCGCCGAGCCGCCGTCGAAGCTCCAGGTGCCCGTGGACTACTACAAGCTCGACAACGGCTTGAAGGTGGTCCTCTCGCGTGACAGCTCGGCGCCCAAGGCCGTCGTCGCCGTCTATTACAACATCGGCTTCCGCATCGAGCCGAAGGACCGCACCGGGTTCGCGCACCTGTTCGAGCACATGATGTTCCAGGGCTCGACGAACCTGGGGAAGATGGAGTTCATCCGCCTCATCCAGAAGAACGGCGGCGTGCTCAACGGCTCCACGCGCTTCGACTTCACCAACTACTTCGAGGTCGTCCCCTCGAACACGCTGGAGACCATCCTCTGGGCCGAGGCCGACCGCATGCGCGGGCTCGACGTGACGGAGGAGAACCTGAAGAACCAGCAGGGCGTGGTGACCAACGAGGTGAAGGTCAACGTCCTCAACCAGCCCTACGGCGGCTTCCCCTGGCTGGACATGCCGCAGGTGGCGAACAGCAACTGGTACAACGCCCACAACTTCTACGGCGACCTGAAGGACCTGGAGGCCGCGTCGCTTGCGGACGTGCGCGCCTTCTTCAAGACGTACTACGCGCCCAGCAACGCCGCGCTCGTCGTCGTCGGTGACTTCGAGCCGGAGCAGGTGAAGGGGTGGATCCAGCAGTACTTCGGGCCGCTGCCCACCGTGGCGCAGCCGTCCAAGCCGGACATCTCCGAGCCCCGGCAGACGAAGGAGAAGCGCCACGACAAGGTGGACAAGCTGGCCCAGCGGCCGGCGCTCGCGGTGGGCTACCACATGCCCGACGTGGGCACGCCCGAGTACTACGCCATGGCGCTGGTGGACGAGGTCCTCCTCAATGGCAACGACAGCGCGCTCTACCAGCAGCTCGTGCAGAAGAAGGGCCTGACGGGCGAGGTCTCCGGCGGGGTGAACCAGCTCGGCAACCACTGGAACTACAACGGCCCCATGCAGTGGACCGCGTACCTGTTCCATGACGCGGACACGACGACGGAGACCATCCTCACGGAGTTCGACGGCGTGGTGGCGCGGCTCCAGGAGCAGCCCATCGACGCGGCCACGCTGGAGCGGGCGCGGGTGAAGGCGCGCTCGCGGCTGTACGGACAGTTGGAGGGCTTCCTCGGCTTCGGCCGCGCGGACCTGCTGGCGTCCTTCGCGCTCTTCTTCGACGACCCGGCGCGCATCAACCGGCTGGAGGCGGAGCTGATGAAGGTGACGCCGGAGCTCATCCAGAAGACGGCGAAGGAGTACCTGCGCCGTGAGAACCGCACCGTGCTGACGGTGACGCCCGCCGCGGCCACCGCCACCCAGACGAAGGCCCCCTGAGGACACGCCCCCATGACCACGCACTCAATTCGCACCCGCCTTGTCGCGCCCGCGCTGATGGTGCTCGGGATGCTGTCCGCGCCGGCCCTCGCGGCCGCCCCCGCTCCGGCGCGCACCAGGGAGGCGCCACCGGCCCCCCAGGCGCCCAAGCCCTTCAAGGTCCCCGTCCGCACGGAGTTCAAGCTCGACAACGGGCTGGAGGTCTCCCTGCTGCCCTACGGCGACATGCCGAAGGTCGCCATCCAGCTCGCCATCGACACCGGCAACATCCATGAGAAGGCCACGGAGACGTGGCTGGCGGACCTGACGGGCAGGCTGCTGTCGGAGGGCACCACCACGCGCTCGGCCGAGCAGCTCGCGCAGGCGGCCGCGCAGCTCGGCGGCTCGCTCAACATCGGCACGACGATGGACCAGACCTACGTCGGCCTGGAGGTCCTCTCTGAATCGGCGCCGGACGCGGTGGCCCTCATCGCGGACGTCATCCAGAACCCGGCCTTCCCGCCGGCGGAGGTCGAGCGCGTCAAGGGCGACCTCGTCCGTGAGATGGCCATCTACAAGAGCCAGCCGGGGACGCTCGCCGACGAGCGGCTGCTCCAGGCGCTCTACGGTGACCACCCGTATGGCCGCTACTTCCCGCCGGAGGCCCAGCTCAAGGGCTACACGGGGGAGGCCGTCCGCGCGCACTATGACGCCAACATCGGCGCGGCGCGTTCGCGGCTGTACGTCGTGGGCCGGTTCGAGCCGGCGGCGGTGGAGAAGGCCATTCGCGGCGCGTTCACCGGCTGGAAGGCCGGCCCGGCGCGGCTCCAGAACCTGCCCAAGCAGCAGGTGGCGAAGGCGGTGCAGTTCATCGACCGCCCTGGCTCGGTGCAGTCCACGGTGCGCGTGGCGGTGAAGGCCCTGCCGCCCTCCAGCCCGGACTTCGTCAAGCAGACGGTGCTGAACACGCTGCTCGGCGGCTACTTCAGCTCGCGCATCACCGCCAACATCCGCGAGGCGAAGGGCTACACGTATTCGCCCCACAGCACGGTGTCCGCGCACCTGGAAGACGCCTACTGGGTGCAGAACGCGGACGTGACGACGGCCGTCACCGGCGAGTCGCTGAAGGAGATTTTCAAGGAGGTGGCCACGCTGCGCCAGACGCCGCCGCCCGCCGAGGAGCTGAGCGCCGTCCAGAGCTACCTGGCGGGCACCTTCCTGCTCCAGAACTCGTCGCGCAGCGGCATCATCGGGCAGCTCCGCTTCGTGGACCTGCACGGCCTGCCGGATTCGTACCTGCAGAACTACGTGCAGTCGGTGATGGCCGTCACGCCGGAGCAGGTGCAGCAGCTCGCCGCGAAGATGCTGACGCGTGAGGCGATGACCGTCATCGTCGTGGGCGACCAGAAGGCGGTGGCGCCGCAGTTGAAGGTCGTGTCCCCCGCGCTGAAGTGATTCTCCGGGAGGCGGAGGCCATCCCGGGCCTCCGCCTTCCTCCTGGTTGCTTCCAGGGGCGAGCCGCGTTTTGAGCGCGGCACGTGTCGTGGTGACGGGGAACCTCGTCCTGGACGAACAGTTCCGGCTGCTGCGCGCGGACGTGGTGAACGGCGACGGCGGCTGGTCCTACAAGGACGTCGCAAAGTACCTTCTTCGCCGGCAGTCCCTGCTTCGTTGACGGGGCTTGGCGCGACGCGCAGATCCGCTAGCGTGCGCGACATGGCAAAGAATGCAGATGAGAGCGCGGTGGCGGAAGCGGTGGAGCGGCTCAAGTCCCTGGCGGAGGAGGTCGAGGACCTGACGGTGGAGTTCTCCAAGCCCGTGACTGCCGCCGAGGTGGCGAAGCTGGAGAAGAAGTTCAAGCTGAAGCTGCCCCCCAGCTACGTGCACTTCATCCGCACCTACGGCACCTTCAAGGTGCTGCACGGCGGGCGGGAGCTCATCGGCATGGAGGAGCCGGGCTTCCTGCGCGCGGCGGCACCGGACGCGTCGGACGCGGTGAACGGTGACGACCCCGACGTGGAGGAGGCCATCAACGAGGCCCTCTTCTTCCAGCGCGCGGATGATGACGCGGTGGACAACTTCTGGTGCTTCAACCCCCGTGACGTCACACCGGAAGGAGAGATGGGCGTCGTGGGCTACTACCACGACGAGACCTTCGAGCTCCCCCAGCTCCTGGGGACGAAGAACGCCAGGCACTTCCGGGCGTTCCCGGCGCATATCGTCGAAGTCATCGACGAACTCATCGAGAACTTCGCGGAGGCGTGAGGGCGGCGGAAGCCCGTGCTCGACGGGCACGGGCTTCGTCGAACCGCCGGGCGGCTCGAATCAGAGGCAGTCGCCCAGGCCTTCGTAGATGGTGGTCTGGGTATTCGGCAGCGTCGCGTAGAGCGGCGCCGTGCCCGCGAGCGCCGTCAGGAGCTGCTGAATCGTGGTGCTCGGGGCGAGCGGCACCTGGCAGGACCAGGTCTGGGCATCCACCGTCACCGCGCCCGTCGCCGGGTCGACCTCCTCGTTGCTGGCGGCGAAGACCCAGACGCACTGGCCAAGCTGGCCCGTCTGGTCATTCACGGAGCAGCGGAAGCGCAGCGACTCGATGTTGCTGTATTCGCCCTCGCAGAACGTGTCGCCACAGATGGCATCGAAGTTCTGGTTGAGGGAGCGGGTGAGCTGGTACCACGCCTCGATGTCCGCCTCTGACGTCAGATAGGCGGACGTGTCCACATACTGGCTGGTGACAGTCTTTTCGACTGCCAGGGCGGACACCGGCGAGAGGAAAGACAGACTCAGGGCGGCAATGGAAAGCTTGGAGGGGAGGGTCATGCGCCCTATTTAATCCTTCCCCTCCGTTCGTGAATCCGCCGCCATGGCCTGACACGGAGTTTTGACTGCACTCCGATAGGAATTCTCCATCACTGGCACCCCCGGCCGGAGCCCAGACCTTGGAAGCCTGGACTCCGGCCGGGGGAGGGCCGCCTCAGTCCTTCTTCAGCTGGAGGAGCTCCCAGCCGCCGTCCGGATGGAGGTTCATCGGGTTCGCGGTGCCGACGTAGAGCGCCTTCCTGCCGCTCACCAGCGTGCGAACGCCGTAATTCGTGTCATTGCCCAGGCCCCTGAGGGACTCCGCCACCGCGCTCTTGTTGCGGCCCTCGAAGCGGAAGAGGTCCGCGCCTTCCTTCGGAATCGCGATGTTGAGCACCCGGAGGAAGTGGTGGTGGGCCCGGCGCGCGTCCTCCACCGAGTGGAGGCTGGAGGCGATGGCGGGCGGCGCCATGGGCGGCAGCGTCACGCCCCCAATGGCCTCCTGCAGCCCCACGCGCGCTACCTGGCTCCAGTCGAAGGTGCCCAGGTACAAGTCATTGCCGTAGACCTCCAGCGCCCACGTATAGGCGTTGAAGAAGTTGCCCAGGCCGGAGGAGCCCCAGCGCGGTTCGGGGTTCTCCAGGCGGTTGCGGTAGAAGTCGTTGAACGCGATGTTGTAGCCCCTGGCGAGGGGGGAATATCGGGGCAGGTACTTCTCGCCGTAGATGACGCGCACCGACTCGTCCTGGTTGCCCAGTTCATCGCTCTGGAAGACGGACGTGGAGCGGTGCGTGCCCAGCGCGGTGTTCAGCAGCTCCAGCCAGTCGAGGCTGCCGCTGCCATCCGCGTCCAGGTTCAACAGGCCCGCGGCGTGCGCGCCCAGGGCCACCGACGTGGCGAGGAATGGGACGTGCATCGTGCCCCAGTAGAGCCGCCCGTCGAACGACGCCACCGCGCCGCCGCCCGTGGTGGCCGCGGCCACCAGGTCCGGCTCGTAGTCGCGGATGTCCCAGACCTTCCGCCACTGGCTGGCGTCGTCGTCGTCCAGCCCGTCCTGCTCCAGCCGGGGGCTGCGCCACACGCCCATGAAGCGCGCCGTCAGCGGCGAGGGGGCGCCCCCCGAGAGGAAGGTGGGCCACGTCGTCACGTAGATGCGGCCGGCGTGCTCCACCAGGTTGGCCACCTCCGCGTCCGTCTGGCCCACGACCTCGAAGTTGAAGAGGACCGCGGGGTTGGTGGACCGCTGGCCGCGCCACCGGAGGACGGCGCCGCCGGGGGCATTGCCCACCACCTGGCTGTAGGCCACGCCCGTGTACAGCGCGCCGCGGACGTTCACCCATTCGCGGATGTTGTTGTACTGCGGGAGGTTCGTCGCGCCGAGGAAGGCCCCTGTCTCCGAATGGAAGGCGAACAGGTTGATGCCCGCGATGAGGCTGGGGCCCGCCAGGAAGACGACGCCGTCCTGCGCGCCCGCCGAGCGCAGGCCCACGGTGGTGCGCCGCAGCAGCTCCGCCCAGCCGGGCAGGCTCCCGTTGAGCGACGAAAGCACCCCTGTGTTCAGCTGGTAGCGCTGCAGGTCGGGCGGCCGGAAGTCACCCGTGCCGGACTGGCTCTGGCCGAACTCACAGACCCAGTAGGGGTTCTCCTGCGGCGTGGTGGCGCCGAGGAAGCCCTGCTCCACCAGGCACAGCGTGTTCGCCACCGTGCCGAACCACAGGGACCTGTCCGCCAGGGTCAGCCCCCAGACGTAGGCCTGGTTGCGCTTGGGCGTCGTGCCCGGGTCGCAGGGGGGCTGGCTGATGGGGCCACCAATGGAGGAGAAGCACTCATCCACCTCTGCCTTCGCGAGCAGGTTCCGCTCCAGCTCGGGACGCGTCCAGATGCCCTTGTCCCCGTTGATGATGAAGCGCTCGTAGGTCCAGAACTTCACCAGGTTCAGGGTCGGCAGGGCGCTCACGCCCACCGTGGGGTACATGTCCAGCTCCCAGGCCACGTCCTGCTCGGTCGGGACCCTGGGCAGGTCGGCCTCCAACGGCTCCGCCTGCGACGCCATTCTTGCCTGTGTGACGTCCATGTCCTCGGGCTGGGTGGGCACTCCACATCCCGAGGCGACCCACATTCCCATCGCACCTGCCACTGCCTTCCACCCGTGACGCATCACCGTCTACCTCCGTGTGCTGCCTTGGCCTGCCTTGGACCGCGTGATGCCCGGTGTGGGCAGTCACGCATCCACCGTGGGTGGCCTGGAGCAATCGGGGTGCCGTATCGGAGGTGTCGGTGGGAAGATTCGCGGCCCCGTCGCGGGGGCAGGCGAGCGCGCCGCTCACGCCCCCGGGCACAGGTGCCATGATGGCCCGTCAATGTCCGCGCGTGCGGGCAGGGGCCATTGCTTCTCACCGGGGCGTCCTGGCGCCCCAGTCAGGGCATTTTCGACGGAGCCGTGGGGCGCGCCGCGTGGACAGCGCGTCCCCTGGCCTTCACACCGTCACTCCAGGAAGGCGTCCTTCACCGCGTCGAGCAGCGGGTTGGCGCCGGTCGCCGGGTCGGTGCACCCCTGGTTGATGGTCCAGATGATGGTGCCGCCAAAGCCGTTGTCGTGCGCGAAGGCGCCCTTGGCGGCAATGGCTTGCGGTGAGTCATACGAAATCCACCGCACCGTGCCGTCCTCCACGGGGACGTCGAAGGTGACATAGCTGGCCTGGGCCGCCTCATCCCAGCGGTACACCCCCGTCGCCGACAGCTCGAGAATCTTCTCGTAGGTGAAGGAGTTGTCGCTGCCCACGTAGTCAGACCAGTCCGTGTATGGCTGATACGGGCCGGTGATGTTCCGCCACGCCATGCCATAGAAGGGGATGCCCATGCCCAGCTTGTTCCTGGGGAGGCCCGCGCCCACCCAGGCGTTGAGGCTGGAGGACACGGAGGTGGGGTGGTAGCCCGACTCGCCCCTCAGCGCGGACGTGTACCAGGACAGCCAGCCGCCCCAGGGCCCCGTCATCTCGTAGGACATCACGTTCATCTGGTCCAGGTAGGGCACCAGGTTGGCGAACCACGGGTCCGCGTCCTCGGGGAAGTTGCTGTTCACCCAGCCGATGGGCATGGTCAGCAGCATCTGCGGCCGGGCCGCGCGCAGCTCCTGTATCAGCGCGAGCAACGCCGGCTTGTCGGCCTGCTCCACCGGCTCCCAGTCGATGTCCAGGCCGTCATAGCCGAAGGTCTCCATGGCGTTGACCAGGTTCTGGACGAAGCGGGCGCGGTTCGCGCTGGACGCCGCCCCCACCCAGCCGTCGTGCTCACCCGCGCCGCCCACCATGATGATGGCCTTGCGTCCGGCCGCGTGCGCCCGCGTGGACAGCGTCCTCGCGATGGCCGGGCCATTCGAGTTGTCGAACTGGGTGTTCACCGTGCCGTCCGGATTGGGGGTGACCCGCCCGACGAGGATGTGGGTGAGCGCGGTGAAGTCCACCTTCTCCGGCGGGTACAGGTCCGCGTTCCAGCCGGTGTAGTAGCCCGACACCCACTTGCCGCCCGGCGGAGGCGGCGTGCTCGTCACGGTGACGGTGGCCACGGCGGACTTCGTCGGCGCGGCCTGGCTCGTCGCCACCACGTGATACGTCCCCGCCGACGACGGCGCGGTGTAGAGGCCCGCGGCGGTGACGCTGCCGCCGCTGGCGCCCTCCTGCACGGACCACGTCACCGCCGTGTTGGCGCTGCCCGTCACGGTGGCCGTGAAGGCCTGCGTGCCACCCGCGGGGACCGTCGCGCTCGTGGGGTGGATGGCCACCTCCACCTGCGGAGCCGGCGCGGGGATGCCACGCACGCCCAGCTCGTCGAAGTAGAGCGTGGGCAGGGACAGTCCCCGGCCTTCCTGGAGCGCGAGGCCCGTGAAACGCGCCCCCTGCGGCGCCAGCACGGAGATGGGGATGGTGCACGTCGACCAGGTGTTGGCGCGGATGCGTCCGCCGGTGCAGTAGGGCCCCAGCTCGGTGCCAGGGGTGAAGGCGCCGTTCACCACCGCCCGGGTCTGCACCACCGCGTTGTTGCCGGAGGCTCCACCATGCACGCTCAGGGTGAGCGTCATCCCCGGGGCCACCGTGAGCGGCGACGTATTGAAATACAGCGCCTCCCATGCCCGCATCGTCACGGAGATGGAGTGTCGGCCCGCCGCGACGGGCGAGGTGTTGGTGAGCGAGTGGGGGGCCCATGAGTAATCCTGCCAGGGGGCTTCCATGGCCTCGCGGTAGATCCAACTCGTCGTGGTGGGGACGAACCCCGGCGCCGCGCCTTCCTCCGTGTCGCCCGCCGCCGCGGGGGGCCTCGCCTCCGCCTGGGCGGCCCAGGCCGCGCTGCCGCCCGTGGCCAGGACCATGGCCATCCATGAAACAAACCATACGACCAACCGGTTCATTCGCTACTCCTGTCGAAGCTCGTGGGAATGACTCACCCTCACTCGATGTGTGGCGCTACATGGCTCCGGTGCGTGATTGGGATTGATGGGCCTCGGGCAACCTGGGGGAGGAGCCCTTCATGGCAAAGCCCTCCCCAAGGTCGCTCCAATCCATTTCAATCCAACGATGTGGATGCAAGGGTTCCCGGCGTCGGGTGCCGCCCCCTCGTGGCGACAAGACGCCTCCCCAGGGCGAAGCACCGGTGGAAGCTCCGCGCTCCGGCCGTTCTGGACTTGCATCAGGCGGGTGTCGTGCCGTCGGGTGTTTGGATATACTGACGTGGTTGTATTTGTATGTCTGTTGCTCGTGCGCGGAGCGCCCTGCTGGAGACGAAAAGCCCCGGACTCCTCGCGGGGAGTCCCGGGGCGGTGAGGGCGGGCCGGAGCTCCGCCCAGGGGGGTGTGTCAGGGGAGGGGGGCCAGGCCAGGCAGGACGAGCTGTGGCTGGGCCTGGCTCAGTGCGTCGTTCCAGACGAAGACGGTGACACTGCCCGGCGTGGTGGCTCGGAAGTAGAAGCGGCCCTGTGCCTGGGGATTCGCCAGGTCCAGCGTCGTCACCGCGGGGCCCGCGCAGGCGGGGTCGGTATGGAACTGGATGCCGGGGGAGGCCGGACCCGCCGCGGTGATGTTGAAGCCCGTCGTGGTGGGAACAGCCAGGTTCCCGTTCACGTCCTGGGTCTGGACGATGAGCGGGCCGGAGCAGAGGCCTGGGAAGGCCTGCCGCGGCGGATTGAGGAAGGCGAGGCTCGCGACCGGACCCGCGAGCACATCCACGGCGAAGGTGGAGCCGGGGAGGGTGGCCGGGTCATACCCCGCGCCGGTGATGACGTTGGAGTGGATGACATTGCCCGTCCCCAGGTCCGAGATTCTGGCCTGGTAGACGTAGCCGTTCGTCACACCGTCGAAGTGGAGGACGTTGTCCACGACCTGGTTGTTCGTCAGCACCGCCGGAGGGCTTTGATCCTCGTTGCCCTGGGAGAGGTAGACGCCAATGTCGTTGTTGAACAGGTGGTTGCCTTGAATGAGGACATCCGAGGACAGGGGGCCCCCGTACAGCGGGCCCCCGTAGACGAGGATGCCGCTGGCGACGCCCTCGCCGGTGAAGGAGTGCCCGGAGATGAGGTTGTTGACGATGCTCCCGGTGGCCCCGAGCCCGACCTGGATGCCGGACTGGGCGACGTTGCCGATGGGCCCCGAGCCCACCAGCCGGTTGTTCGTGATGTCGACCACGACGTTGCCAGTCGCCACGACGCCAGCCTTCTGGTAGCCCAGCAGGAGATTGCCGTAGACACCGACGAATCGCGTCGGGCTCGGCGGGTCCTGGTTGCGAATCAGGATGCCGGTGCCCTCCTGGCAGCCTCCGGTGCCGTCTCCCTGGCGGATGTTGAAAACCTGGGTGTTGATGACGGAGCCCGTCGCGTCGTCGAACCGGATGCCCGCGAGCGCGTCATCCCCCGTGTCGCAGACGTCCGACAGCCCCATCAACATGAGCCGGAGGTTCATGTAGAACGCGCTGCTGCCGCAGTTCCTCGCGATGGGGCCCTTGAAGTGGTCTCCCGGAGGATCCAGCGCGATGACGAAGTGCCCTGCCCCATCCAGGACGTACCCATCCGGAATACGCAGCGTGGAGTAGGTGGCGCAGTTGCCCGCGAGCGTCAGGACGTTTCCGTTCTCGATGACAGGGCAGGGAATGTACCCGCACGTGGGCTCCTGAAAGCCCTCCTGGGAGGACGCCGTGCTCAGCGCTGCTGCATGGCCAGCTTCCCCCGTGCCGCCGAGGACCTCTTCGTGGGTGGTTTCCTCGCCAAGGCATCCCACGATTGGCAGCGTCAGGGTTCCCATCAGGAACAGCTCAAGACATCGCCAGTGATTTCGATTCATGAAGTTTCCTCTCTCCGAACAGGTGCTCGGTGAGAGGGAATCGATAGTGTGAAGTCGCGCAGCGTAATATGGACTCCACGTTTGGCGGTGGCGCTGGATGTGGACAGTCCTCCCTTCCTGGGGCCAGGTGAGATGTCTGGATGGCGCTGGATGTGATGGGCGCCTGACGGAATACGGGGAAGCGCGGGGGCCTCCTGGGACATGTCGTGGCGCTGGATGCGCGGGGAGGCCCCGGCAGCGCAATGCTTGCCGCGGCGGCGCCAGTGTCGGCGTCATGCGGTCAACGGGGAGGGTGCCCTGGAGGGAGGCTCGTCGGAAGGCCCGCTGGCGCGTTGCATGGGAGGCGGGGGCTCGCGCCACCGGGAGGCTCACGGTAACGTTTCGGATTCCCGCCCCGCTTGGAGGATGCCGTCATGAGGCTCGTGCACACGCAGAACGCTTGGCACCTCGCGGGCGTGTTGTGGCTTCTCTTCACAGCGGGGTGCCACCTGGAGGACTCGCCGCCCATCCAACTGGAGCCCTCGGCCTCGGCGCGGGTGATGGTGGTGCTGCCGCGCACGCTGCCGGCCGAGCCCGGCATGCAGGTGCGTGTCACCCTCACGCCCACGGCGGGTGACGCGGTGGGCGGGGCGCTCACGGGCGGCGGAGGGCTGTGGCAGGGCGTGATGCGGGGCATCACCTCCGGAGAGGGCGCGGCGGTGAGCGCCACCGTCCAGGATGAGCGGGGCGCGCTCCTCGCGCGTATCGACGTCCCCGAGGTGAGCCTGGCCGCGCACCGCACCGCCCTGCTCGTCCTGGTGCCGCGAGTCATAGGCGAGGCGCCCGAGGCGCGCGGCGCGCCCTTCATCGACGCGGTCCTGGGGTCGGTGGTGGAGGTCCGGCCCACGGGGCAGGTGACGCTGCGCGCGGTCGCGGAGGCCGCCTCTGGCGGCGGAGCGCTCACGTACGCCTGGCGCGCCTCGGACGGGCGCTTCGACGACGCCCACGCGGCGGCGCCCGTCTGGACGGCGCCCGAGACTCCCGGCCTCGTCTCCCTGTCGCTCGAGGTGACGAGCGCGGAGGGGCAGGTGGCCACGCTGGATTTCCCCATGCGGGTGTCCAGGGACCAGGGCTTTGGCTCGGACGGTGCGGGGGCCTTCAATCGCTGGCCGCGGGTGATGGCGCCGGGGAGCCAGCCCGCTGGCGAAGTCCCTCATGGCGACACCCTTCAGCTCCAGGCGGAGGCCTGGGACGAGGATGGGGATGCGCTCACCTACGCGTGGACGGCGAGCTGCGCGGGCACCTTCGATGACGCGAGCCTTCCGTCGCCTCGCTTCACCCCGTCCACGCCGCCCGAGGGGGCCTGTGGGGCATGCCAGTTCGTCGTCGCGGTGCGGGACGGCCGCGGCGGCGAGCGCGTGGGCTCGGTGGACGTGTGCGTGGTGCAGCGCCTTCCGCCCATCATCGTCTCCACGGCCCAGTCGCGCACGGAGGCCCTGGGCGCGGAGCCCGTCCTGCTCCAGGCGGTGGCGGAGGACCCGCGAGGCGAGGCCCTCACCTTTCAATGGACGGCGAACACGGGGCTCTTGGAGCCCGCTGTCCGGGATGGGACGCGCGGCGAGGTGCGCTGGTCCGCGCTGTCCTGTGTCCCGGACGACGTGGAGCCCACGGTGCGGCTCACGGTGACGAACGCGTCGGGCCTGAGCGCGACGCACGTGTACCGGATTCGCTGGGATGACCGGCGGTGTGGCGCGTTTCCGCCCTGCTCCGTCCAGTGGGAGGACGGCCGGTTGATGCTGACGGCGGACTGCACCACGGAGGGCACGCTGTACCTCCCGGACGGCGTGACTTTCGACGGCGCGGGGCACGTGGTGACCGCGGTGGACCCGGAGGGCGGCCGCTTCCAGGGCGCGGTGCTCCGCAACCGCGGTGGCACGGCCCACGTCCGTGACGTGACGGTGGAGGCCCGGGGGCTGTCGGAGCAGGCCTGCGACGCGGGCGAGGCCGGCCTGGCGGGCATCCGCTTCATCGGGGCCAGCGGTTCCATCCAAGACAGCGAGGTGCGGGCGCTGCACCAGGGGGCGGGCCGTGGCGCCTGCCAGGAAGGCGTGGCCATCGAGGTGCGCCACGCCCTGGACGCGTCTGGGAGCGTGACGGTGGAGATTCTCCGCAACCACGTCAC
Proteins encoded in this window:
- a CDS encoding right-handed parallel beta-helix repeat-containing protein, coding for MRLVHTQNAWHLAGVLWLLFTAGCHLEDSPPIQLEPSASARVMVVLPRTLPAEPGMQVRVTLTPTAGDAVGGALTGGGGLWQGVMRGITSGEGAAVSATVQDERGALLARIDVPEVSLAAHRTALLVLVPRVIGEAPEARGAPFIDAVLGSVVEVRPTGQVTLRAVAEAASGGGALTYAWRASDGRFDDAHAAAPVWTAPETPGLVSLSLEVTSAEGQVATLDFPMRVSRDQGFGSDGAGAFNRWPRVMAPGSQPAGEVPHGDTLQLQAEAWDEDGDALTYAWTASCAGTFDDASLPSPRFTPSTPPEGACGACQFVVAVRDGRGGERVGSVDVCVVQRLPPIIVSTAQSRTEALGAEPVLLQAVAEDPRGEALTFQWTANTGLLEPAVRDGTRGEVRWSALSCVPDDVEPTVRLTVTNASGLSATHVYRIRWDDRRCGAFPPCSVQWEDGRLMLTADCTTEGTLYLPDGVTFDGAGHVVTAVDPEGGRFQGAVLRNRGGTAHVRDVTVEARGLSEQACDAGEAGLAGIRFIGASGSIQDSEVRALHQGAGRGACQEGVAIEVRHALDASGSVTVEILRNHVTGYQKAGIVASGRVVVAVEDNVAEGGGPSDLIARNGIQVSFGATGRVVGNRITGHIYSRPAYVAAGILVAGGGYYDAPVCEGLLIQGNTLEANDVGIDLSQAEADGGPLARSSNLVVVENTLSHDRVENGFPYQAAIADLGGGNVISRNRISGAGYARDTLPGATFDVDVVADEAAQVAFLTPSQDVAAGTCSGALVVQSQDAMGNLSALASSELVVEADGTGAVSFFRDSACTQVLLPLNGSGAMALEGPQQEAVFYFRAATAGALEVTVRGDGVSASQTHVVR